Proteins from a genomic interval of Chanodichthys erythropterus isolate Z2021 chromosome 6, ASM2448905v1, whole genome shotgun sequence:
- the LOC137021281 gene encoding nicotinamide/nicotinic acid mononucleotide adenylyltransferase 1-like, giving the protein MAVQMKTKVVLLACGSFNPITNMHMRMFELARDYLQDTGRYIVVKGIISPVGDGYKKKGLIENCHRLEMARLASESSEWITVDDWESQQPVWVETAKVLRHHHAGLISSSDSNNNDLDTVRCGKRTKMEQNRNICQIGFSFNTKGDTPQLKLLCGADVLESFAVPNLWKPEDIEEILGRYGVVCITRFGSDAEKFISESDVLSRHRKNIHVVQEWVTNDISATHVRCAIRKGHSVRYLLPDPVVRYIQDHSLYKESEQKNADDILAPLQRYTSTNHRYETTDTVREVCLEMYINSLLYCCDSCWVPDEEDVQLEADDNNVISEVVQLVSEDLTDPAWPSTQMAGSSSEIDQGGMDASPVTPVENRPTENTKVRKKNIISAFFQKLFGISAKPKMDLTVPEPLCVPDKNVQEVDVNIAISELKSPMLVSENLTDPAGPSTEVARSSSGIDQGGMDASPVTPEENSPKVPSIPEPKPEGLEANINSIPFSYCTSVEIDVQLEVDAITELKNHWCLKV; this is encoded by the exons ATGGCAGTACAAATGAAGACCAAAGTTGTGCTGCTGGCATGTGGGTCCTTCAACCCCATCACAAACATGCACATGCGTATGTTCGAGCTGGCTCGAGATTATCTTCAAGACACgg GGAGATACATAGTGGTGAAAGGAATAATCTCTCCAGTTGGAGATGGTTATAAAAAGAAAGGTCTGATTGAAAACTGTCATCGGCTGGAGATGGCTAGACTGGCTTCGGAGAGCTCTGAGTGGATCACTGTGGATGATTGGGAGAGTCAGCAGCCGGTGTGGGTGGAGACAGCCAAAGTACTAAG GCACCATCATGCAGGACTCATTTCCAGCAGTGACAGCAACAATAATGACTTGGATACAGTGAGGTGTGGGAAGAGGACAAAGATGGAGCAAAACAGAAACATCTGTCAGATTGGTTTTTCTTTTAACACGAAAGGAG ACACACCTCAACTGAAGCTGTTGTGTGGTGCTGATGTGCTGGAGTCATTTGCTGTCCCCAACCTTTGGAAGCCCGAGGACATTGAGGAGATATTGGGGCGGTACGGTGTGGTGTGCATCACAAGATTTGGCAGTGATGCTGAGAAGTTTATCAGTGAGTCTGATGTGCTGTCCAGACACCGTAAGAACATCCACGTGGTTCAAGAATGGGTGACCAATGACATCTCAGCCACCCATGTGCGCTGTGCCATACGCAAAGGACATAGTGTACGCTACCTGCTCCCCGACCCTGTGGTACGTTATATTCAAGATCACAGTCTGTATAAGGAGAGCGAGCAGAAGAATGCTGATGACATCCTCGCCCCTCTTCAGAGATACACCAGCACCAACCATAG ATACGAAACAACAGACACCGTGAGAGAGGTATGTCTGGAGATGTACATCAACAGTCTCTTATATTGCTGTGACAGTTGCTGGGTACCAGATGAGGAAGATGTGCAGCTGGAGGCTGATGACAACAATGTCATCTCAGAAGTAGTTCAACTGGTGTCTGAAGATCTGACCGACCCAGCATGGCCTTCAACCCAAATGGCAGGGAGCAGCAGTGAGATCGATCAGGGTGGCATGGATGCTTCTCCTGTAACCCCTGTGGAGAACAGGCCAACAG aaaaTACCAAAGTGAGGAAGAAGAACATTATTAGTGCATTCTTCCAAAAGCTATTTGGGATCTCAGCAAAGCCTAAGATGGATCTGACTGTTCCGGAGCCGTTGTGTGTCCCAGATAAAA ATGTTCAGGAGGTGGATGTCAACATTGCCATCTCAGAGTTGAAGAGCCCTATGCTGGTGTCTGAAAATCTGACCGACCCAGCTGGACCTTCAACAGAAGTGGCCAGGAGCAGCAGTGGGATCGATCAGGGTGGCATGGATGCTTCTCCAGTAACCCCTGAGGAGAATAGCCCAAAAG TTCCAAGCATTCCTGAGCCGAAACCTGAAGGTCTGGAGGCTAACATCAACAGCATCCCATTCAGTTACTGCACTTCAGTAGAAATAGATGTGCAACTGGAGGTTGATGCCATCACAGAGCTGAAGAATCACTGGTGTCTGAAGGTTTGA